Proteins encoded in a region of the Kwoniella shivajii chromosome 3, complete sequence genome:
- a CDS encoding chorismate synthase, translating to MSSFGNNYRVHTYGESHCKSVGCIVDGVPPGLRLTEEDIQIQLSRRRPGQSDITTARSEFDTVHLQSGTEHGVTLGTPIGLLVHNKDQRPHDYAETDLYPRPSHADYTYLAKYGLKASSGGGRASARETIGRVAAGAIAEKYLKEAFGVEIVAFVASVGKVTLPFQDEEDEVLGKEYMDLVKSVSREEVDKEITRCPHKETSKKMEEAIRAAKAKDDSLGGSVTCVIRNAPAGLGEPAFDKLEAVLAHAMLSIPSTKSFEIGSGIRGTTFPGSQHNDPFTEGVDPRTGEKTLRTTTNWSGGIQGGISNGEDIYFRVGFKPPATIAQEQPTARYDGSSGVLAAKGRHDPCVVPRAVPIVETMAAIVVMDMVLQQHARKSVASLLPPLTHLPPTMVLPGKSTVQAVVNGEDVGAVQSQKVGEE from the exons ATGTCATCTTTCGGCAACAACTATCGGGTACACACTTACGGTGAATCGCACTGTAAATCCGTTGGCTGTATCGTCGATGGTGTACCTCCA GGACTTAGATTgactgaagaagacattcaaattcaactcTCTAGAAGAAGACCTGGTCAAAGTGATATCACCACAGCT CGATCTGAATTTGACActgttcaccttcaatctGGTACAGAACATGGAGTTACACTCGGTACACCAATTGGATTACTTGTTCacaacaaagatcaaagaccACACGATTACGCTGAGACTGATTTATACCCTCGACCATCTCATGCCGATTACACCTATTTAGCTAAATACGGATTAAAAGCTTCTTCGGGAGGTGGAAGAGCTTCAGCAAGAGAAACCATTGGTAGAGTAGCTGCAGGTGCTATCGCAGAGAAATATCTCAAAGAAGCTTTCGGTGTGGAAATAGTAGCTTTCGTGGCTAGTGTAGGTAAAGTTACATTACCTttccaagatgaagaagatgaagtattGGGTAAAGAATATATGGATTTGGTCAAATCTGTctcaagagaagaagtagataAAGAAATCACTAGATGTCCTCATAAAGAAACTAGTAAGAAAATGGAGGAA GCCATTCGAGCGGCTAAGGCTAAAGATGATTCACTCGGAGGATCAGTCACCTGTGTAATCCGAAATGCACCTGCAGGACTCGGTGAACCAGCATTCGATAAACTTGAGGCTGTACTTGCACATGCAATGCTATCTATTCCATCAACCAAATCATTCGAAATTGGATCTGGTATTAGAGGAACTACTTTCCCCGGCTCACAACATAATGATCCTTTCACCGAAGGTGTTGACCCCAGAACAGGAGAGAAAACATTGAGGACAACTACCAATTGGAGCGGTGGTATCCAAGGTGGTATTTCgaatggtgaagatatcTATTTCCG AGTCGGATTCAAGCCTCCTGCTACTATCGCTCAAGAACAACCCACAGCAAGATACGATGGATCTTCAGGTGTTTTAGCTGCTAAAGGTAGACATGACCCTTGTGTAGTACCAAGAGCTGTACCCATCGTCGAGACTATGGCTGCTATTGTTGTCATGGA TATGGTTCTCCAACAACATGCTAGAAAATCAGTCGCTTCCCTCCTTCCTCCCCTCACTCACTTACCGCCAACCATGGTCCTTCCCGGTAAATCTACCGTGCAAGCTGTAGtcaatggagaagatgtcgGAGCTGTACAGAGTCAAAAGGTTGGTGAAGAGTAG
- a CDS encoding 1-pyrroline-5-carboxylate dehydrogenase has protein sequence MTSQLAAFKVPVIDNEPMRNYPVDSEERKGLQAAVEQMLKSAPYEVPCVVNGKEIKTGDIQSQPMPHDHANPLCTYHAASSEVVNQAIEGSLAARQAWEELPWADKAAIFLKAADLIAGKYRYELMAATMLGQGKNAWQAEIDAAAELCDFLRFSVKYVEELYTQQPPRNSQGVWNRVEFRPLEGFVLAVTPFNFTAIGGNLVGAPAIVGNVVVWKPSPMATYSNYIVHKIFLEAGLPPSVIQFVPGNPPEVVKQCIDHKAFAGLHFTGSTQIFRKLWKDIAANLDIYRGYPRIVGETGGKNFHLYHPSADVKSGVHQAIRAAFEYSGQKCSALSRCYVPASLWNNGFKDLLASETNKLSIGPCTEWNHFTGPVIGRPAFDKISGIIEQSKKDGGEIIAGGSWDDSKGFFIKPTVIVTKDPKALSMTTEIFGPVLTVYVYEDSEYDNMPTLIENTTEYALTGSIFAQDRAALASAAHKLRNAAGNFYINDKCTGAVVGQQPFGGARASGTNDKSGSIAIFSRFVSMRSIKENFINPTDHIYPSNLV, from the exons ATGACTTCTCAACTCGCCGCTTTCAAAGTCCCTGTCATTGACAATGAACCTATG AGAAACTACCCTGTTGATAGtgaggagagaaaaggaCTTCAAGCTGCTGTTGAGCAAATGCTTAAATCAGCTCCTTACGAAGTACCATGTGTTGTCAACGgtaaagaa ATCAAAACCGGTGATATTCAATCCCAACCTATGCCTCACGATCACGCCAATCCTTTATGTACCTACCACGCCGCTTCAAGCGAAGTAGTCAACCAAGCTATTGAAGGATCTCTCGCCGCTAGACAAGCATGGGAAGAACTCCCATGGGCAGACAAGGCTGCTATCTTCCTCAAAGCAGCTGATTTAATCGCTGGTAAATACAGATATGAGCTTATGGCTGCTACCATGCTCGGTCAAGGTAAAAACGCTTGGCAAGCTGAGATTGACGCCGCTGCTGAG CTCTGTGACTTCTTGAGATTCTCCGTCAAATACGTAGAAGAACTTTACACCCAACAACCCCCCAGAAACTCCCAAGGTGTTTGGAA CCGAGTCGAGTTCCGACCTCTTGAAGGTTTCGTTCTCGCCGTCACCCCCTTCAACTTCACTGCTATTGGTGGTAACCTCGTCGGTGCTCCCGCTATCGTCGGAAACGTCGTTGTCTGGAAACCTTCCCCCATGGCTACCTACTCCAACTACATTGTCCACAAGATCTTCCTCGAAGCTGGTTTACCCCCATCTGTAATCCAATTCGTACCCGGAAACCCCCCCGAGGTCGTCAAACAATGTATTGACCACAAGGCATTCGCCGGTCTTCACTTCACTGGATCTACCCAAATCTTCCGAAAACTCTGGAAGGACATTGCTGCCAACCTCGACATCTACCGAGGATACCCCCGAATCGTTGGTGAAACCGGAGGAAAGAacttccacctctaccatcCATCTGCCGATGTCAAATCTGGTGTGCACCAAGCTATCCGAGCAGCATTCGAATACTCTGGTCAAAAATGTTCAGCTCTTTCAAGATGTTACGTACCTGCCTCTCTTTGGAACAACGGTTTCAAGGATCTCCTTGCTTCAGAGACCAACAAACTTTCAATTGGTCCTTGCACCGAGTGGAACCATTTCACTGGACCCGTCATTGGTAGACCCGCTTTCGATAAAATCTCAGGTATCATTGaacaatcaaagaaagatggtggTGAGATCATTGCAGGTGGCTCATGGGATGATTCAAAAGGTTTCTTCATTAAACCAACTGTCATCGTCACTAAAGATCCTAAAGCATTATCTATGACAACCGAAATCTTTGGTCCTGTTTTAACCGTTTACGTATATGAAGATTCAGAATACGACAACATGCCTACTCTTATTGAAAACACCACCGAATACGCTTTGACCGGATCAATCTTCGCTCAAGACAGAGCTGCCTTGGCTTCTGCCGCTCATAAATTAAGAAATGCAGCTGGTAACTTCTACATCAACGATAAATGTACCGGTGCCGTAGTCGGTCAACAACCTTTCGGTGGTGCAAGAGCATCAGGAACAAACGATAAATCAGGTTCAATTGCTATCTTCTCACGATTCGTTTCAATGAGATCTATCAAAGAAAACTTTATCAACCCCACCGATCACATTTACCCTTCCAACTTGGTATAA
- a CDS encoding urease, which produces MHLLPREQDKLILTTLGSLAQRRLARGLILNKSETIALIASQLHEFIRDGKHSVAELMDLGKKILGRRHVMIGVSEAIHDIQVEGTFEDGSFLVTVHDPICSDDGDLNNALYGSFLPIPSSDLFPLPEPLPTNKYLPGTVLCLKKKIPINVSRKRFYLEVSNLGDRPIQVGSHYPFLEVNPSLVFDRLLSYGCRLDIPAGTAVRFEPGERKTVGMVEVGGKKLLYGGSGLGSGPFEESAREGRVKDLVEKGGFGHKKQESVKEAKIVEMDREVYASMFGPTTGDKVQLADTDLWIEIEKDYTVHGDECKFGGGKVLRDGQGQASNRSDEEVLDLVITNALVIDWTGIFKADIGVKNGMITGIGKAGNPDIMDDVTEGMVFGSNTEVIAGEKLIITAGALDVHVHYICAQLGTEALASGITTLIGGGTGPSAGTNATTCTPSKFYMEAMMHATDSVPLNFGFTGKGNDAGVRGLKDIVEAGACGLKLHEDWGSTPEAIDRSLVIGDEYDVQVNIHTDTLNESGYVESTLAAIKGRTIHTYHTEGAGGGHAPDIIVVVEQENVLPSSTNPTRPYAKNTLDEHLDMLMVCHHLDKSIPEDIAFADSRIRAETVAAEDVLQDNGAISMISSDAQAMGRIGEVIARTWRTAAKMKEVRGPLDGDCEKNDNHRVKRYIAKYTVNPAITHGMSHLIGSVEVGRLADLVIWKPENFGARPEIVIKGGVIAWAQMGDANASIPTVQPVYGRPMWGSQPESAPRNSIVWVSQASIDNGTIEKYGIKKRAEAVKNCRKIGKKDMKLNNYKPKMSVDPETYEVMADDILCDAPPATHLPLTRKHFVY; this is translated from the exons ATGCATCTCCTACCTAGAGAACAG GACAAGCTGATCCTTACAACACTCGGGTCACTCGCTCAACGTCGATTAGCAAGAGGATTAATCTTGAATAAGTCCGAAACAATCGCATTGATCGCTTCTCAGTTGCATGAATTCATCAGAGATGGTAAACATTCAGTTGCCGAACTTATGGATCTAGGCAAAAAAATCCTGGGAAGAAGACATGTAATGATCGGAGTATCTGAAGCAATACATGATATTCAAGTGGAAGGTACTTTTGAAGATGGTAGTTTCCTAGTCACAGTACATGATCCCATTTGCTCGGATGATGGTGATT TGAACAATGCACTTTACGGATCATTCTTACCTATACCCTCGTCCGACTTATTTCCCCTTCCTGAACCATTACCAACCAATAAATATCTTCCTGGGACCGTCCTATGTCTCAAGAAGAAAATACCAATAAACGTCTCCCGTAAACGATTTTATCTGGAAGTATCAAATTTAGGTGACAGACCTATTCAAGTAGGATCCCATTATCCATTCCTCGAAGTCAACCCTTCTTTGGTGTTTGACAGGTTACTCTCGTATGGATGTAGACTAGATATACCTGCTGGTACCGCGGTCAGGTTCGAACCTGGAGAAAGGAAAACTGTAGGAATGGTAGAAGTTGGAGGGAAGAAGTTGTTGTATGGAGGGAGTGGTTTAGGTTCAGGTCCATTTGAAGAATCCGCAAGAGAAGGTCGAGTTAAAGATTTAGTTGAAAAAGGTGGTTTTGGACATAAGAAGCAAGAATCCGTCAAGGAGGCGAAAATTGTTGAAATGGATAGAGAAGTC TACGCATCAATGTTCGGTCCTACAACAGGTGACAAAGTACAACTTGCCGATACCGATTTATGGAtagaaattgaaaaagatTACACAGTACATGGCGACGAGTGCAaatttggtggtg GAAAAGTACTGCGTGATGGGCAAGGTCAAGCATCCAATCGTTCCGACGAAGAGGTTTTGGATTTGGTCATTACGAATGCTTTAGTCATTGACTGGACTGGTATCTTCAAG GCCGATATTGGTGTCAAGAACGGTATGATAACCGGAATCGGAAAAGCTGGAAATCCCGACATAATGGATGATGTTACGGAAGGCATGGTATTTGGATCAAATACTGAGGTCATAGCTGGAGAGAAACTGATCATCACTGCTGGCGCTTTGGACGTTCACGTTCACTACATCTGCGCCCAGCTTGGAACCGAG GCACTAGCTTCGGGTATCACCACGCTCATAGGAGGGGGTACAGGTCCATCAGCCGGTACAAACGCGACAACATGCACACCATCTAAATTTTACATGGAAGCTATGATGCATGCGACCGATTCTGTCCCTCTAAACTTTGGCTTCACAGGAAAAGGTAATGACGCTGGAGTaagaggattgaaagatatagTCGAAGCTGGAGCTTGTGGTTTGAAATTACATGAAGATTGGGGATCTACACCCGAAGCTATCGATAGATCATTAGTCATTGGCGATGAATATGATGTTCAG GTCAATATTCACACCGATACATTGAACGAGAGTGGTTATGTCGAAAGCACTCTTGCTGCTATCAAGGGAAGGACCATCCATAC ATATCACACGGAAGGTGCTGGAGGTGGTCATGCGCCTGATATCATTGTTGTCGTCGAACAAGAAAACGTTTTACCTAGTTCGACCAACCCTACTAGACCGTATGCCAAGAATACTCTTGATGAACATCTCGAT atgttgatggtgtGCCACCACTTGGATAAATCCATTCCTGAGGATATTGCTTTTGCCGATTCTCGAATCAGAGCAGAAACAGTTGCTGCAGAAGACGTGTTACAAGATAACGGAGCtatatcaatgatatcaaGTGATGCTCAAGCTATGGGTCGAATTGGTGAAGTTATAGCCAGAACATGGAGAACTGCAGCTAAGATGAAAGAAGTCAGAGGACCGTTGGATGGTGATTgtgagaagaatgataatcATAGGGTAAAGAGGTATATTGCTAAATACACCGTCAATCC CGCAATCACTCACGGAATGTCACATCTCATCGGTTCAGTGGAAGTAGGAAGATTAGCcgatttggtgatttggaAACCTGAAAATTTCGGTGCCAGACCTGAAATAGTGATCAAAGGAGGAGTCATAGCGTGGGCTCAAATGGGAGATGCCAATGCTTCTATACCAACGGTACAACCTGTTTATGGTAGACCAATGTGGGGTTCTCAACCTGAGTCAGCACCTAGAAACTCCATAGTCTGGGTCAGTCAAGCTTCTATCGATAACG GTACCATCGAGAAATATGGAATTAAGAAAAGGGCAGAAGCTGTGAAGAATTGTaggaagattggaaagaaagatatgaaaTTGAATAACTATAAACCCAAAATGAGTG TCGATCCGGAAACATACGAAGTCATGGCAGATGATATACTCTGTGACGCTCCGCCCGCTACTCATTTACCTTTAACGAGGAAACATTTCGTCTACTAG